The window GAAACATATCACATAATGTTTGTGTTATATTTCCATACAGTCTTGATGAACCTAAAAGTTTATCCAAATAGACAACAACTCCCAACTCGGCTGCGGTTGCCAATTCATAGACCGCAGTTGCGATACCCCCTTCTGTGACATCGTGCATAGCATGGACCCCACCCGTGGCAATTGCGATTTGTGCGTCCTTGAGTACAGAAATCCCGGGATGTGTGAGATAATTCTTTGCCTGCTCCAAGAATAGATCGTCGTACTTTTCACGCAACTGCGCTTCACACTTACGGGCAATAATTGCAGTTGCCTCAATACCGATTCCCTTTGTAAGGATTAATGCGTCTCCTACGCGGGCATCTGCTGAAGTGAACAAGCCATTTTTATAGGTAATCCCCATCATTTGTCCTACGACCACAGGTTGCGTTACGGCTGGTGTAACCTCAGTATGTCCCCCACAGAGTAGGATGTCAAATTCTGCACATGCCTGCGTGAGTTGCGTCATGATGTTGCGAACCATCGTGGGTGTCGTCGCGGCTTCGGGTAGCAGCAGCGTTACCAACAACCATTTCGGCACGGCACCCATTGCTGCAATGTCATTGCTATTGACGCATACGACATACCATCCAATATCTTCAGTCGCAAAGGTGATCGGATCACTGGTAGCAACGAGGTAGTTGTCGCCTAACGCAATGACAGCGGCATCTTCCCCGAGTTGTGGACCGACAACCAGACTTGTACTTCCATCGTGTGTGGGCAGAAGCTCCTTTAAAAAATCGTGTTTGAGTTTCCCAACAGGTAGGTTCATGTTTTTTATTAAATAAAAATTTTGTAGGTTCGTAAGCCGGATGCCGGTCCGATGATTGCCCAAGTGCTG is drawn from Candidatus Poribacteria bacterium and contains these coding sequences:
- a CDS encoding AIR synthase family protein, giving the protein MNLPVGKLKHDFLKELLPTHDGSTSLVVGPQLGEDAAVIALGDNYLVATSDPITFATEDIGWYVVCVNSNDIAAMGAVPKWLLVTLLLPEAATTPTMVRNIMTQLTQACAEFDILLCGGHTEVTPAVTQPVVVGQMMGITYKNGLFTSADARVGDALILTKGIGIEATAIIARKCEAQLREKYDDLFLEQAKNYLTHPGISVLKDAQIAIATGGVHAMHDVTEGGIATAVYELATAAELGVVVYLDKLLGSSRLYGNITQTLCDMFRLNPLGVISSGAMLIASDPKKGEAICQALGKEGINADIIGTFLPSEGGLWLEGAAGTRQPLPVFETDEIAKLFMGDSKDK